The following proteins are co-located in the Bordetella bronchialis genome:
- the sctV gene encoding type III secretion system export apparatus subunit SctV, translated as MQAIRRLIAIATSRNDILLAATVMAIVFMMILPMPTAVMDVLIAANITLSCVLLMVAIYLPSALAFSSFPAVLLVSTLFRLGISISTTRLILLDGDAGHIIDTFGNFVVGGNLVVGLVVFLILTIVQFIVITKGSERVAEVAARFSLDGMPGKQMSIDADLRAGAIQMEEARRRRSVVEKESQLYGAMDGAMKFVKGDAIAGLIIVAVNLLGGLLIGSVQRGMTAGEAALTYSILSVGDGLISQIPALLTAICAGIIVTRVPTGDKPSNVGSDIGAQVMAHPRALVIAAIIALGIGLIPGMPTLVFLALATLIGVTGFVLLGNARAGGGTGTGGLPGDGGFGADGDSQPEAGQPTKFAPADPVTLELAEALAAEIDEESVKGEFPAVRYALYQELGVPLPDIKLRRGKQLRDRSYQILLFEVPIVQGALRSGSVLVREGSRNLDAMGIPYERDSAGLSQESAFWVSRDHAAALDGAGIPYLHPHQVPNWHLSIVLRRHASQFIGIQETRQLLTAMEENFGELVKEAHRVMPIQKIAEILQRLISEDISIRDMRAVLEALVEWAQKEKDIVLLTEYVRMALKRYISHKYSNGQNFLPSYLLAPDVEDLVRDAIRQTAGGSYLAMDPEKSQALLDSIRRTVGTLETMIARPVILTSMDIRRYVRKLIEQDLYQLPVLSYQELVPEINVQPLARVDL; from the coding sequence ATGCAAGCAATCCGACGCCTTATCGCCATTGCCACCAGCAGAAACGACATCCTGCTGGCGGCTACCGTCATGGCCATCGTCTTCATGATGATCCTGCCCATGCCCACGGCGGTCATGGACGTCCTCATCGCGGCCAACATCACCTTGTCGTGCGTGCTGCTGATGGTGGCAATCTACCTGCCGTCCGCATTGGCGTTCTCCTCATTCCCCGCCGTACTTCTGGTGTCCACCCTGTTCCGGCTGGGTATCTCGATCTCCACCACTCGCCTGATTCTCCTCGACGGGGACGCCGGCCACATCATCGACACCTTCGGCAACTTTGTGGTGGGCGGCAACCTGGTGGTGGGCCTGGTGGTTTTCCTGATCCTGACTATCGTCCAGTTCATCGTCATCACGAAGGGATCGGAACGGGTGGCCGAGGTCGCCGCGCGGTTCTCGCTGGACGGCATGCCGGGCAAGCAGATGTCGATCGATGCCGACCTGCGCGCGGGCGCCATACAGATGGAAGAAGCGCGACGGCGCCGCAGCGTGGTGGAAAAGGAAAGCCAGCTCTACGGCGCCATGGACGGCGCAATGAAATTCGTCAAGGGCGACGCCATCGCCGGGCTGATCATCGTGGCGGTGAACCTGCTGGGCGGGCTCCTCATCGGTTCCGTGCAGCGCGGCATGACCGCCGGCGAAGCGGCGCTGACCTACTCCATCCTGAGCGTGGGAGACGGCCTGATCTCGCAGATCCCGGCCCTGCTTACGGCGATCTGCGCGGGCATCATCGTCACGCGGGTGCCCACTGGCGACAAACCCTCCAACGTCGGCAGCGATATCGGCGCGCAGGTCATGGCCCACCCGCGCGCCCTGGTCATCGCCGCCATCATTGCGCTGGGCATCGGTCTCATCCCTGGCATGCCGACGCTGGTTTTCCTGGCACTGGCGACGCTTATCGGCGTGACCGGCTTCGTCCTGCTCGGTAACGCCCGCGCCGGAGGCGGCACGGGTACCGGCGGCTTGCCGGGCGATGGCGGCTTCGGCGCGGACGGAGACTCCCAGCCCGAAGCAGGCCAACCCACCAAGTTCGCGCCTGCCGATCCCGTCACACTGGAGCTCGCGGAAGCGCTGGCGGCGGAAATCGACGAAGAATCCGTCAAAGGCGAGTTCCCCGCCGTACGGTATGCGCTCTACCAGGAGCTGGGCGTACCGTTGCCGGACATCAAGCTGCGCCGCGGAAAGCAGCTGCGCGACCGGTCCTATCAGATACTGCTTTTCGAAGTTCCAATCGTGCAGGGCGCGCTTCGCTCCGGATCGGTGCTCGTGCGCGAAGGCTCCCGCAACCTTGACGCCATGGGGATCCCGTACGAGCGTGACAGCGCGGGCCTTTCGCAGGAGTCGGCATTCTGGGTTTCGCGCGATCATGCGGCGGCGCTGGATGGTGCGGGCATTCCGTACCTGCACCCGCATCAGGTGCCTAACTGGCACCTGTCCATCGTCCTGCGGCGGCACGCTTCGCAATTCATCGGCATCCAGGAGACACGCCAACTCCTGACCGCCATGGAGGAAAACTTCGGCGAACTGGTCAAGGAAGCGCATCGCGTCATGCCCATACAGAAGATCGCCGAAATCCTGCAGCGCCTGATCTCGGAAGATATCTCCATACGCGATATGCGCGCCGTACTGGAAGCCTTGGTGGAGTGGGCCCAGAAGGAAAAGGATATCGTCTTGCTGACCGAGTACGTGCGCATGGCGCTGAAGCGCTACATCAGCCACAAATACTCCAACGGCCAGAACTTCCTGCCATCCTACCTTCTGGCGCCCGATGTCGAGGACCTGGTGCGGGATGCGATCCGGCAAACGGCCGGCGGCAGCTATCTGGCCATGGATCCGGAAAAGTCCCAGGCCCTTCTGGACAGCATACGGCGCACGGTCGGCACCCTGGAAACCATGATCGCCAGGCCGGTGATCCTGACTTCCATGGACATCCGCCGCTATGTGCGCAAGCTCATCGAGCAGGACCTGTACCAATTGCCCGTTCTTTCCTACCAGGAGCTGGTCCCGGAAATAAACGTTCAACCGCTCGCCCGGGTGGACCTATGA